One genomic region from Diabrotica undecimpunctata isolate CICGRU chromosome 9, icDiaUnde3, whole genome shotgun sequence encodes:
- the LOC140450700 gene encoding LOW QUALITY PROTEIN: uncharacterized protein (The sequence of the model RefSeq protein was modified relative to this genomic sequence to represent the inferred CDS: inserted 2 bases in 1 codon), with protein MCRVKHEVETEKYKQPSRNVNSVAITGIVSIGGGYTQLTELTSSLNIPLLSKKYYLSIQNDLIDLYQIIPSSWRSILEAGQGEIKLAKHFEDINKDGYPFITVVADCSWSKRSYKTNYNANSGAAAIIGYRTQKILYLGVRNKYCSYCKLHGEDKEHVCYKNWTKASTAMESQIILDRFKCSKYKHGIXFENFKIADGDSSVHQKILEHRPYGNIVVEKIEYRNHLLRNYYISSCAAILKLHANSLIKNMSNNYAEQYNNVIVKFLGGKRINYSSRGSFEMKCHAAALSYNSKGHYHQALQKSITGGSWCVTTDQRKVAKDIILNVLKGNKFTAYGIEKESLAVQELNEMLALDFCPSGIYDHQVYYFLAATPDGLIGNNMIVEIKCPISAKYLCPKDAIDRKILKYMEVKVDIL; from the exons ATGTGTCGGGTGAAACATGAAGTAGAAACTGAGAAATATAAACAACCATCCCGCAACGTCAATTCTGTAGCAATAACTGGAATAGTTAGTATTGGTGGAGGATACACACAACTAACTGAATTAACGTCCAGTTTAAATATCCCACTActatcaaaaaaatattatttatcaatTCAAAATGATCTAATTGACTTATACCAGATTATACCAAGTTCTTGGAGATCAATTCTTGAGGCTGGACAAGGAGAAATCAAATTAGCAAAACACTTTGAAGATATTAATAAAGATGGTTATCCTTTTATAACTGTTGTTGCGGACTGCTCTTGGTCAAAGAGATCATATAAAACAAATTACAACGCCAATTCTGGAGCTGCAGCCATTATTGGTTACAGAACCCAAAAGATTCTGTATCTTGGTGTTAGGAACAAATACTGTTCCTACTGTAAATTACACGGAGAAGATAAAGAACACGTATGTTATAAAAATTGGACAAAAGCTTCGACTGCAATGGAAAGTCAAATAATTCTAGATAGATTTAAATGTAGTAAATACAAGCATggaat atttgaaaattttaaaatagccGATGGAGATAGTAGTGTTCATCAAAAAATTTTAGAACATAGACCCTATGGTAATATTGTTGTTGAGAAAATTGAATATCGTAATCACCTCCTAAGAAACTATT ATATTAGCTCATGTGCAGCAATATTAAAACTCCATGCAAATAGTCTTATAAAAAATATGAGTAACAATTATGCTGAACAATATAATAATGTAATAGTGAAGTTTCTAGGAGGTAAAAGAATAAATTATAGCTCTCGGGGGTCCTTTGAAATGAAATGCCACGCTGCTGCTTTGTCGTATAACTCTAAAGGTCATTATCACCAAGCCCTTCAGAAAAGCATCACAGGAGGATCCTGGTgt GTAACAACCGACCAAAGAAAGGTTGCCAAagacattattttaaatgttttgaaaggGAATAAATTCACAGCCTATGGAATAGAAAAAGAATCCCTTGCAGTACAAGAGTTAAACGAAATGCTTGCGTTAGATTTTTGCCCATCAGGAATATATGATCATCAGGTATATTACTTTTTAGCTGCAACACCTGATGGACTCATAGGTAATAATATGATTGTCGAAATTAAATGTCCAATTTCAGCAAAATATTTATGTCCTAAAGATGCAATAGATAGGAAGATACTAAAGTATATGGAAGTGAAAGTTGATATACTTTAA